One Bradyrhizobium sp. CCGB12 genomic window carries:
- a CDS encoding LysR family transcriptional regulator encodes MDFARLRTLRELSLRKTMAAVAEALLISPSAVSQQIAQLEDETGVELVERRGRGVRLTPAGQRLVDHAGRVIGILEEAKTDLAELKKTVAGELRVSAFPSVAASLIPPTIRAMSARFPDLATIFEELEPDDSLAALRAWQTDVAIVDDLTTSASLSETQVEMLHLLDDHLHVMLPRDHPLAERPHLTLPELATERWVLDTTSATYSDVIVGACRNAGFDPMVNARCHSFEVVRAMVEAGCSVSINPGLRGRDHIGSLRLKEIRPIITRRIFVAFRTGERRNPAIAEFVDELRAVATSMTAQR; translated from the coding sequence ATGGATTTCGCCCGACTCCGCACGCTTCGTGAGCTTTCGCTGCGAAAAACAATGGCAGCGGTGGCCGAAGCCTTGCTGATCTCTCCGTCGGCCGTTTCGCAGCAAATCGCACAGCTCGAGGACGAGACCGGGGTTGAACTGGTGGAACGCAGAGGCCGCGGCGTACGGCTGACGCCGGCCGGGCAGCGACTGGTGGACCATGCCGGGCGGGTCATCGGCATCCTGGAGGAAGCGAAGACCGACCTTGCGGAGCTGAAGAAGACCGTCGCCGGCGAATTGCGCGTCTCGGCATTTCCCTCCGTCGCCGCATCTCTCATTCCGCCGACGATCCGCGCGATGTCGGCTCGCTTCCCCGATCTGGCGACGATATTCGAGGAGCTGGAGCCCGACGACAGCCTGGCCGCCCTGCGCGCGTGGCAGACGGATGTCGCGATTGTCGACGACTTGACCACGTCGGCGAGCCTCTCGGAGACGCAGGTCGAGATGCTGCATCTTCTGGACGACCACCTTCACGTCATGCTGCCGCGCGACCATCCACTGGCTGAGCGGCCTCATCTCACCTTGCCCGAGCTTGCCACGGAGCGATGGGTTCTCGACACGACGTCCGCCACCTATTCGGACGTGATCGTCGGCGCTTGCCGCAATGCCGGCTTCGATCCCATGGTCAACGCCCGCTGCCACAGTTTTGAAGTGGTCAGGGCGATGGTCGAGGCGGGCTGCTCTGTCTCGATCAATCCGGGGCTACGCGGGCGTGATCATATCGGCAGTTTGCGCCTCAAGGAGATCCGGCCGATCATCACACGGCGGATATTCGTGGCGTTTCGCACCGGTGAAAGGCGCAATCCGGCGATCGCCGAATTCGTCGACGAGCTTCGAGCCGTGGCGACGTCGATGACGGCTCAGCGCTGA
- a CDS encoding transporter substrate-binding domain-containing protein, whose product MARSKFLVAALAAASLWTSGASATVLDNVKQRGVLNCGTDNTAPGFGYLNTKTGKIEGLDADFCRAMAAAVLGDASKVNFVIVTDKSRFNALQTGQADVVFAHTTVKPVRESAIGIDFLPIHFYDGTGMMVKSASGVKSVAELDGATICTTQGSGTEATLAAFVRVRGFKTTKVLTFENLEKLFGALQSDRCNAMSTDKSALAAWRGNSPKPDDFTILPETLNKSPFAGFVIANDSRWRNLLRWATFALFQAEEWDITTANLADRMKDESAFVQKFLGVKDGFGKDFGVADDFVASMIKSVGNYGEIYDRNLGSKTPYFIDRAGTPNAMWTKGGAEYSPPWN is encoded by the coding sequence ATGGCTCGTTCCAAATTTCTGGTCGCTGCGCTCGCTGCGGCATCGCTGTGGACATCAGGCGCATCCGCCACCGTCCTCGACAACGTCAAGCAGCGCGGCGTCCTGAATTGCGGCACCGACAACACGGCCCCTGGCTTCGGCTACCTCAACACCAAGACCGGCAAGATCGAAGGGCTCGATGCCGATTTCTGCCGCGCCATGGCGGCGGCGGTTCTCGGCGACGCAAGCAAGGTCAATTTCGTCATCGTCACCGACAAGAGCCGCTTCAACGCCTTGCAGACCGGACAGGCCGACGTCGTCTTTGCACATACGACCGTCAAGCCCGTGCGCGAATCCGCGATCGGTATCGATTTTCTGCCGATCCATTTCTACGACGGCACCGGCATGATGGTGAAGTCGGCGTCCGGTGTGAAATCCGTTGCGGAATTGGACGGCGCGACGATCTGCACGACGCAGGGCTCCGGCACCGAAGCCACGCTCGCCGCCTTCGTCCGCGTGCGCGGTTTCAAGACGACCAAGGTTCTCACCTTCGAAAATCTCGAGAAGCTGTTTGGTGCGCTTCAGAGCGATCGCTGCAACGCGATGTCGACGGACAAATCTGCGCTTGCGGCTTGGCGCGGCAACTCGCCCAAGCCGGACGACTTCACCATCCTGCCCGAGACCCTCAACAAGTCGCCGTTCGCCGGGTTCGTCATCGCCAACGATTCCAGGTGGCGCAACCTCTTGCGCTGGGCCACGTTCGCGCTGTTCCAGGCGGAGGAATGGGACATCACGACAGCCAATCTTGCCGACAGGATGAAGGACGAGAGCGCGTTCGTGCAGAAATTCCTCGGCGTGAAAGACGGCTTTGGCAAGGATTTTGGTGTCGCCGACGATTTCGTCGCCAGCATGATCAAGTCCGTCGGCAATTACGGCGAGATCTACGACCGCAATCTCGGATCTAAGACGCCTTACTTCATCGATCGTGCCGGCACGCCCAACGCGATGTGGACCAAGGGCGGCGCCGAGTACTCGCCTCCGTGGAACTGA
- a CDS encoding ABC transporter permease subunit (The N-terminal region of this protein, as described by TIGR01726, is a three transmembrane segment that identifies a subfamily of ABC transporter permease subunits, which specificities that include histidine, arginine, glutamine, glutamate, L-cystine (sic), the opines (in Agrobacterium) octopine and nopaline, etc.), with product MSTEIAEYHSIPPARRSLLIASKWLLQAAIVIVVAGLVIWLGLAVREALARKGIQFSFGYLGNVANFSLSEGFVPSRGGNWPVLELFSPSHSNFQALLAGLWNSLKVALSAIVLCTMFGTLVGIGRLSTNWLVRKLCFGLVEAIRNTPLLIQIVFWYFAVVLRFPPANAASNWFGGLLASRSGVFFPGLVISERASVGSWGLLAIAFALVVACVALRGLRLRLILLAAALSVLIATAFAGFPLGLDLPVATRFSARGGFAISPEMTALLIAIVVNSSAYVAEIVRGAIEALPKGQWEASASLGLSRSHTLRDIILPQVFRIVLPSLANRYISLTKDTSLGIAIGFPDLFNVYGTVSNQTGRNLEGVVIVMLTYLALSWIISACVNGVNARVNGRRER from the coding sequence GTGAGCACAGAGATCGCCGAATATCACAGCATCCCGCCGGCGCGTCGCAGCCTGCTGATCGCGTCCAAATGGCTCTTGCAGGCCGCGATCGTGATCGTGGTGGCCGGCCTGGTCATCTGGCTTGGTCTCGCGGTCCGCGAGGCACTCGCTCGCAAGGGCATCCAGTTCTCGTTCGGTTATCTCGGCAATGTCGCGAATTTTAGCCTCAGTGAAGGCTTCGTCCCTTCACGTGGGGGCAACTGGCCGGTTCTGGAGCTTTTCTCTCCCTCCCATAGCAATTTCCAGGCGCTGCTGGCGGGTCTATGGAATTCGCTGAAGGTCGCGCTTTCGGCGATCGTCCTCTGCACAATGTTCGGGACGCTGGTCGGCATCGGCCGGCTTTCGACCAACTGGCTGGTGCGTAAGCTTTGCTTTGGACTGGTCGAAGCCATACGCAATACACCGCTGCTGATCCAGATCGTGTTCTGGTACTTCGCGGTGGTCCTGCGGTTTCCCCCCGCCAACGCTGCTTCGAATTGGTTCGGCGGCCTTCTTGCCAGTCGTTCGGGTGTGTTCTTTCCTGGCCTCGTGATCTCCGAGCGCGCTAGCGTCGGTTCCTGGGGATTGCTCGCCATCGCCTTCGCCTTGGTCGTCGCTTGCGTTGCTCTGCGCGGACTGCGACTCCGGCTGATCCTTTTGGCGGCGGCGCTCTCAGTCCTGATCGCAACTGCCTTTGCCGGTTTCCCCCTCGGCCTCGACCTGCCGGTCGCGACGCGGTTCAGCGCGCGCGGAGGCTTTGCGATTTCACCGGAAATGACGGCACTTCTCATCGCGATCGTCGTCAACAGCTCCGCCTATGTCGCCGAGATTGTCCGCGGCGCAATCGAGGCCTTGCCGAAGGGGCAATGGGAGGCGTCTGCCTCGCTCGGATTGTCGCGTTCCCACACGCTGCGCGACATCATCCTTCCGCAGGTCTTCAGGATCGTCCTGCCATCCCTCGCCAACCGATATATCAGCCTGACCAAGGACACCTCGCTCGGGATCGCAATCGGCTTCCCTGACCTGTTCAACGTCTACGGCACCGTCTCGAACCAGACCGGACGAAACCTCGAAGGCGTCGTGATCGTGATGCTGACTTACCTCGCGCTGAGCTGGATCATCAGCGCCTGCGTGAATGGCGTCAACGCGCGCGTCAATGGACGGAGGGAGCGATGA
- a CDS encoding amino acid ABC transporter permease — MSTVALRWVHRNLFAKPFDTALSLVVIPTLAWAVYAFGYWALVQAHWQVVGGSFKVLMTGIYPADQLWRAWFAVATLCAMFGAGLGLSVRAGRAALTVVALVAVLIAAVLAVAIDVHSGGLAVACAALGIAAWGGVHRSAVDQRIVLSGLLAGVVAIFVVLSPPGFEVWGGLLLSVVLTIAVSILTLPFGILLALGRQSRITSLRLISTAYIETMRSVPLILVVYWIWIIVPLLAPDTSVPGLLRGMAGFALFFAAYVAEYVRSGLQAVPRAQIEAARSLAMSSWTLNVDIVLPQALRVVVPSLVGQILDIFNGATLVFIIGLTDFLRAGQMILADPQNSGRTYEIYVFLFAVYLAIGGAITYASRRLEAHLARGSR, encoded by the coding sequence ATGAGCACGGTCGCGCTGCGGTGGGTCCATCGCAATCTCTTCGCCAAGCCGTTCGATACCGCGCTGTCGCTTGTCGTCATCCCGACGCTGGCCTGGGCTGTCTATGCCTTTGGCTATTGGGCGCTGGTCCAGGCGCATTGGCAAGTCGTCGGCGGCAGCTTCAAGGTGCTGATGACCGGCATCTATCCCGCCGACCAGTTGTGGCGGGCCTGGTTCGCCGTCGCGACGCTCTGCGCGATGTTCGGAGCGGGCCTCGGCCTTTCGGTCCGCGCAGGGCGAGCGGCGCTGACGGTCGTCGCTTTGGTGGCGGTCCTGATCGCGGCGGTGCTGGCGGTCGCGATCGACGTGCATTCCGGCGGGCTCGCGGTTGCCTGCGCTGCGCTTGGCATTGCCGCATGGGGCGGCGTCCATCGTTCGGCCGTGGACCAGCGCATCGTCCTGTCCGGACTGCTTGCAGGCGTCGTCGCAATCTTCGTCGTGCTCTCGCCGCCGGGGTTCGAGGTCTGGGGCGGTCTGCTGCTCAGCGTTGTCCTGACGATCGCGGTCTCGATCCTGACGTTGCCTTTCGGGATCCTGCTCGCGCTTGGACGACAAAGCCGCATCACCAGCCTGCGCCTGATTTCGACCGCCTATATCGAGACGATGCGGTCGGTGCCGTTGATCCTCGTCGTCTACTGGATCTGGATCATCGTGCCGCTGCTGGCGCCGGATACGTCCGTGCCGGGCCTGCTGCGCGGCATGGCCGGTTTTGCTCTCTTCTTCGCGGCTTATGTCGCCGAATATGTCCGCAGCGGACTTCAAGCGGTCCCCAGGGCGCAGATCGAGGCAGCGCGTTCGCTCGCAATGAGCAGCTGGACGCTCAATGTCGACATCGTTCTGCCGCAGGCGCTGCGGGTTGTCGTCCCGTCGCTGGTCGGACAGATCCTCGACATCTTCAACGGCGCGACACTGGTCTTCATCATCGGCCTGACCGATTTCCTGCGCGCCGGACAGATGATCCTTGCCGATCCACAGAACAGCGGTCGAACCTACGAGATCTACGTCTTCCTGTTCGCTGTCTATCTCGCCATCGGCGGGGCGATCACCTACGCGTCGCGCCGCCTCGAAGCCCATCTCGCAAGGGGATCACGATGA
- a CDS encoding amino acid ABC transporter ATP-binding protein, with protein sequence MNAVQIPVATTSRDVIVSIGRLNKSFGAFHALKDVDLDVGRGEVVVIIGASGSGKSTLIRCVNGLEMYQSGRLTVDGFNMPTEADRAIGGEKELARIRKGVGMVFQQFNLFPHMSAIDNVAIAPIRVRSRKPEEARANALRLLERVGLRDHAHKNPAQLSGGQQQRVAIARSLAMEPHIMLFDEPTSALDPEMVGEVLDVMRELAREGMTMMIVTHEMGFAREVADRVVYIDHGRILEIGTPAEIFDRPTHERTRTFLSRVLRH encoded by the coding sequence ATGAACGCCGTCCAGATTCCAGTGGCCACGACATCGCGCGACGTCATCGTCAGCATCGGCCGCCTCAACAAGTCCTTTGGTGCGTTCCATGCTCTGAAGGATGTCGATCTCGACGTCGGGCGCGGTGAAGTCGTCGTCATCATCGGTGCCAGCGGCTCGGGGAAGTCGACCTTGATCCGCTGTGTCAACGGTCTGGAGATGTACCAGAGCGGGCGCCTGACCGTCGACGGCTTCAACATGCCGACGGAGGCCGATCGCGCGATCGGCGGCGAGAAGGAATTGGCCAGGATCCGCAAGGGCGTCGGCATGGTGTTCCAGCAGTTCAATCTGTTCCCGCATATGAGCGCGATCGACAACGTCGCAATTGCGCCGATCCGAGTTCGCAGCCGCAAGCCGGAGGAGGCGAGGGCGAACGCACTGCGCCTTCTCGAGCGGGTCGGGCTGCGCGACCACGCCCACAAGAATCCGGCCCAGCTCTCCGGTGGCCAGCAACAGCGCGTCGCAATCGCCCGGTCGCTGGCGATGGAGCCGCATATCATGCTGTTCGATGAGCCGACCTCGGCGCTCGACCCCGAGATGGTCGGCGAAGTGCTCGACGTCATGCGCGAGCTCGCTCGTGAGGGCATGACGATGATGATCGTGACCCACGAGATGGGTTTCGCCCGCGAGGTCGCCGACCGCGTCGTCTACATCGATCACGGACGGATCCTGGAGATCGGCACGCCGGCCGAGATATTCGACCGGCCGACGCACGAACGAACCCGAACCTTTCTCTCGCGCGTGCTTCGTCACTGA
- the glyA gene encoding serine hydroxymethyltransferase: MSLAPGTAQAHPTDVNWHSLFGADAHQAGADVVALIDQDRKREALSLNMIASASYAPLGLRQIEGTHLVNRAPMGLPGRRSVANCEELDAIENLAIDRAKAIFGAEYVNVQALSSTIANVAVLRAILPPEGARLLTFDELAGGHVSHGAMRHITGANREVVSFGVTRTGAVDLDQARDLARKTRPHVLLAGPSSYPREIDFGGLKTIADEVGALLFTDIAHVAGLIAVGLHANPVPFSDVSTSSTQKTLCGPRNGAFVFAKERFGAAIDAAVYPGLQGPAASNMIAARAVQMDMITRPAFAQLMRDVVANAKAFGASLEEGGVELYTGGTDSHMIMAYTGESWTQPELVAGLGAYGVIGNAMRAPGQAGEPRTAFRFGSVALTIRGFDVTETRKLGREVAEILRAGPSASVDPARLRRLRDLANTHPIPSFVD, translated from the coding sequence ATGTCACTTGCGCCGGGCACCGCTCAAGCCCATCCGACCGACGTCAACTGGCACAGTCTTTTTGGTGCTGATGCCCATCAGGCCGGCGCTGACGTCGTCGCGCTGATCGATCAGGACCGCAAGAGGGAAGCGCTGTCCCTCAACATGATCGCTTCCGCCTCCTATGCGCCACTCGGCCTGCGGCAGATCGAGGGGACCCATCTCGTCAACCGCGCGCCGATGGGACTGCCCGGCCGGCGGAGCGTCGCCAATTGCGAAGAACTCGACGCCATCGAGAACCTCGCGATCGATCGGGCGAAGGCGATCTTCGGCGCCGAATACGTCAACGTGCAGGCGCTGTCTTCGACCATTGCCAATGTCGCCGTCCTGCGCGCGATCCTGCCTCCCGAAGGCGCGCGGCTGCTGACCTTCGATGAACTCGCCGGCGGCCATGTCAGCCACGGCGCCATGCGCCATATCACGGGCGCGAACCGCGAGGTGGTCTCGTTCGGCGTGACCCGTACCGGCGCGGTCGATCTGGATCAGGCCCGCGACCTTGCACGCAAGACGAGGCCACATGTCTTGCTCGCCGGCCCATCCTCGTATCCGCGCGAGATTGACTTTGGGGGATTGAAGACCATCGCCGACGAGGTCGGTGCGCTCCTCTTCACTGACATTGCCCATGTCGCGGGGCTGATCGCGGTCGGCCTCCATGCCAATCCCGTTCCCTTCTCCGACGTGTCCACGAGCTCGACGCAAAAGACTTTGTGCGGACCGCGCAACGGCGCCTTTGTCTTCGCCAAAGAGCGCTTCGGCGCCGCCATCGACGCCGCCGTCTATCCCGGCCTGCAAGGCCCGGCAGCCTCGAATATGATCGCGGCGCGGGCGGTGCAGATGGACATGATCACCCGCCCGGCCTTTGCGCAGCTCATGCGTGACGTCGTCGCGAATGCAAAGGCGTTTGGTGCGAGCCTGGAGGAGGGCGGCGTCGAGCTCTACACCGGAGGCACGGACTCGCACATGATCATGGCCTACACCGGTGAAAGCTGGACCCAGCCGGAATTGGTGGCGGGGCTCGGTGCTTATGGTGTCATCGGCAACGCCATGCGTGCGCCGGGGCAAGCTGGCGAGCCGCGTACCGCTTTCCGCTTCGGTAGCGTCGCATTGACGATTCGCGGCTTTGACGTAACCGAGACGAGGAAACTCGGTCGCGAAGTTGCGGAGATTTTGCGTGCCGGCCCAAGCGCTTCCGTCGATCCTGCGCGGCTTCGCAGGCTGAGGGATCTGGCTAACACCCATCCCATTCCGTCCTTTGTCGATTGA
- a CDS encoding DUF6949 family protein, whose amino-acid sequence MTPEALNTFFSICIGFALAGALVNGYQAVAQRPAGFGLLQDGVAPKTFAAVPFLVFAAPFIIMRNTLRGLRVESRRAEFVMMATVIAGFWSMMSGTFFLMTLRAAGVLG is encoded by the coding sequence ATGACACCTGAAGCTCTCAATACCTTCTTCTCGATCTGCATCGGTTTCGCGCTCGCGGGCGCGCTCGTGAACGGATACCAGGCGGTCGCGCAGCGTCCCGCCGGATTCGGCCTGTTGCAGGATGGCGTCGCGCCCAAGACCTTCGCGGCGGTGCCGTTCCTGGTGTTCGCCGCGCCCTTCATCATCATGCGCAACACGCTACGCGGCCTGCGGGTGGAAAGCCGCCGCGCCGAGTTCGTGATGATGGCGACCGTCATCGCCGGCTTCTGGAGCATGATGAGCGGCACATTCTTCCTGATGACGCTGCGCGCGGCCGGCGTCCTGGGCTGA
- a CDS encoding gamma carbonic anhydrase family protein, with translation MAIYELDGQAPDLPADGNYFIAETATVIGRVRLKPGASVWFGAVLRGDNEWIEIGEGANVQDGSTCHTDLGFPLVIGRNCTVGHNVILHGCTIEEGALVGMGSIVMNGAKIGSNSIVGAGSVITEGKEFPERSLIIGSPARVIRTLDDAQVQKMGSAARFYVANGPRFKKGLKRID, from the coding sequence ATGGCGATCTACGAGCTCGACGGGCAGGCGCCCGACCTTCCCGCCGACGGCAATTATTTCATCGCGGAGACCGCCACCGTGATCGGCCGCGTGCGCCTGAAGCCCGGCGCGAGCGTCTGGTTCGGCGCGGTGCTGCGCGGCGACAATGAGTGGATCGAGATTGGCGAGGGCGCCAACGTGCAGGACGGCTCGACCTGCCACACCGATCTCGGCTTCCCGCTTGTCATCGGCAGGAACTGCACGGTCGGTCACAACGTCATCCTGCACGGTTGCACCATCGAGGAGGGTGCGCTCGTCGGCATGGGCTCGATCGTGATGAACGGCGCAAAGATCGGCAGCAACAGCATCGTCGGCGCCGGCTCCGTCATCACTGAGGGCAAGGAGTTCCCCGAGCGCTCGCTGATCATCGGCTCCCCCGCGCGCGTGATCCGCACGCTCGACGATGCCCAGGTCCAGAAGATGGGGAGTGCGGCCAGGTTCTATGTGGCCAACGGCCCGCGCTTCAAGAAGGGCTTGAAGCGGATCGATTGA
- a CDS encoding aspartate/glutamate racemase family protein: protein MRLHIVNPNTTASMTAKIAAAARSVALPDTAIDARQPAMGPVSIEGFYDEAFAVPGMLGCIREADREGADAHIIACFDDTGLDAARAAAKAPVIGIGEAGFHMASLIAARFAVVTTLGVSVVPIEHNLRKYGLAERCARVRAAEVPVLALEERNTEAVGKISAEITAAIRDDRAEAIVLGCAGMADLAGELASTHGLPVVDGVAAAITLAESVVRLGLKTSRLGPYAAPRPKSYSGPFSPFQPEA, encoded by the coding sequence ATGCGACTGCACATCGTCAATCCCAACACCACCGCGTCGATGACGGCGAAGATCGCCGCTGCGGCGCGCAGCGTCGCGCTGCCCGACACCGCAATCGACGCGCGCCAGCCGGCGATGGGCCCGGTTTCGATCGAGGGATTTTACGACGAGGCCTTCGCCGTGCCCGGCATGCTCGGTTGCATCCGCGAGGCCGACCGCGAGGGCGCAGACGCGCACATCATCGCCTGTTTCGACGACACTGGCCTCGATGCCGCGCGCGCGGCCGCGAAAGCGCCGGTGATCGGCATCGGCGAAGCCGGCTTCCACATGGCGAGCCTGATCGCCGCGCGCTTCGCCGTGGTGACGACGCTCGGTGTTTCCGTCGTTCCGATCGAGCACAACTTAAGGAAATACGGCCTCGCCGAACGCTGCGCCCGCGTCCGCGCCGCCGAGGTCCCGGTGCTCGCGCTCGAGGAGCGCAATACGGAGGCCGTCGGCAAGATCTCCGCGGAGATCACCGCCGCAATCCGCGACGACCGCGCAGAGGCCATCGTACTCGGCTGCGCCGGCATGGCCGATCTCGCCGGCGAGCTCGCCTCCACGCACGGTCTCCCGGTGGTGGACGGCGTTGCGGCGGCAATCACACTGGCAGAATCAGTGGTGCGGCTGGGCCTGAAGACGTCCCGGCTCGGCCCCTATGCGGCGCCGCGGCCGAAGTCCTATTCCGGGCCGTTTTCGCCGTTTCAGCCGGAAGCCTAG